One region of Phragmites australis chromosome 18, lpPhrAust1.1, whole genome shotgun sequence genomic DNA includes:
- the LOC133899351 gene encoding secretory carrier-associated membrane protein 5-like: MSRNTNPSDEENINPTANAAAATTSAPAPAKKSWIPAGLGGSSKHGDTIDIPLEDPKKRERELLSWEQDLKRRERDIKQREDAMNRAGVTVELKNWPQFFPIIHHDIANEIPIHAQKLQYTAFASWLGFAACLGWNVFSVLIESVHSDDIVIFLLAVIYAISGCPLSYILWYRPLYRAMRTDSMVNFSQFFVFYSMHVGFCVIAAVAPPIIFRGKALTGILVAIEVLTGDMFVGALYLIGFAFFTLESLISIWVLQRVYMYFRGHR, encoded by the exons ATGTCTCGTAACACCAATCCATCCGATGAAGAAAATATCAATCCTACCGCG AATGCAGCGGCGGCAACAACATCAGCCCCTGCACCGGCAAAGAAATCATGGATCCCGGCAGGCTTGGGAGGAAGCAGCAAGCATGGCGACACCATCGACATTCCTCTCGAG GATCCGAAGAAGCGGGAAAGAGAGCTGTTGTCATGGGAGCAGGATTTGAAGAGGCGAGAACGG GATATTAAACAAAGGGAGGATGCGATGAACAGAG CCGGTGTCACTGTCGAACTGAAAAATTGGCCGCAGTTCTTCCCCATCATACATCATGATATAGCCAACGAAATACCAATTCATGCTCAAAAGTTGCAATATACAGCATTTGCTAGTTGGCTAG GATTCGCTGCCTGTCTCGGTTGGAACGTGTTCTCTGTTTTAATCGAATCAGTTCATAGCGATG ATATTGTTATTTTTCTCCTCGCTGTCATCTATGCAATATCTGGATGTCCTCTTTCATATATACTGTGGTACAGGCCTCTGTACCGTGCGATGAG AACTGATAGCATGGTGAACTTTAGCCAGTTTTTCGTCTTCTACTCG ATGCATGTTGGATTTTGTGTCATTGCTGCAGTTGCTCCTCCAATAATATTTAGGGGAAAAGCTCTCAC GGGAATTCTTGTTGCTATCGAAGTTTTAACTGGAGATATGTTTGTTGGG GCACTTTATTTAATTGGTTTTGCATTCTTTACCTTGGAATCACTTATAAGCATCTGGGTGCTTCAG AGAGTATACATGTATTTCAGAGGGCACAGGTGA